The Tolypothrix sp. PCC 7712 genome includes a window with the following:
- a CDS encoding TrbI/VirB10 family protein yields MPEHQNGKTPTNILELEKKPATANQKFEQELNEEFDDEWDEESLARLLGYVYPVVNSTTSSEVNEHEITSEEVEHTENQAEVSSPNVVAPHELFDDPQLGKTQQNFSTNPFSKFGVVGLGLFVIFGVGATFLNIIISGRPKAAPKVMDQGSAQPTVELADNIKPQEVETGKLKAELALGSQVEKIKSLESSKSPKTSVAKARNQTKDELNKRTTVNQTPPDVRPLPISRPVQVAYVPRQTTPREYYSPRFTTVSRNQAPVSNVPVNTTSTIPIPPRTNQFTDPMQQWAAINRLGSYGSSEIATNTELATKTYEQPNNSAVDTVTNVQRNSPIIIPRATPVLAVANTIVETADSLEPLYTEENAIVTGVPVRQLTVGATASGKLITPLIWGESSTNNIDAKSLTPTQKDKFIVQLVEPLTEEDGFVTLPKGTQIVVHVRDIDESGLVQLEATQIVMEGKEYVLPPGAITIRGNSGRPLMASKSNDKGGEIALRDAETFVVGSLAKVGKVLNQPQDEQYSTSTGFGGTTTFSSTRRGGPNILGAILEGGFEPLTEQILERNQRSLREIEQRKAVWYVRAGSDIQVFVNQSFQL; encoded by the coding sequence ATGCCTGAGCATCAAAATGGTAAAACACCTACAAATATTCTTGAATTAGAAAAAAAACCTGCTACGGCTAACCAAAAATTTGAACAAGAGTTAAATGAAGAATTTGATGATGAATGGGATGAAGAAAGTCTGGCGCGATTACTCGGTTATGTATATCCGGTTGTAAATTCAACAACTTCTTCTGAAGTGAATGAACATGAAATAACTTCAGAAGAAGTTGAACATACCGAAAATCAAGCTGAAGTATCTTCGCCAAATGTAGTAGCACCCCATGAGTTATTTGATGACCCACAATTAGGTAAAACACAACAAAACTTCTCCACTAATCCATTTTCTAAATTTGGTGTTGTCGGCTTGGGATTGTTTGTGATATTCGGTGTAGGAGCTACTTTTTTAAATATCATTATTTCCGGTAGACCAAAAGCAGCACCAAAAGTTATGGATCAAGGTTCTGCCCAGCCTACAGTAGAACTTGCTGATAATATAAAACCCCAAGAAGTAGAAACAGGGAAACTAAAAGCAGAATTAGCGTTAGGAAGTCAAGTAGAAAAAATCAAATCTTTAGAAAGTTCCAAAAGTCCCAAAACTTCTGTAGCCAAAGCGCGTAACCAAACTAAGGATGAGTTAAATAAACGAACTACAGTCAACCAGACTCCACCTGATGTGCGTCCATTACCAATTTCTCGTCCAGTTCAAGTTGCTTATGTCCCTCGTCAAACAACACCAAGAGAATATTATTCGCCTCGTTTTACAACAGTTTCTCGGAATCAAGCACCTGTAAGTAACGTGCCAGTAAATACCACAAGCACAATACCAATACCGCCTCGTACAAACCAATTTACTGACCCAATGCAACAATGGGCGGCAATTAATAGATTAGGAAGTTATGGCAGTAGTGAAATTGCGACTAACACTGAATTGGCAACCAAAACTTACGAACAACCGAATAATAGTGCTGTAGATACTGTTACGAACGTACAAAGAAATTCACCAATAATAATTCCTCGTGCCACCCCAGTTTTAGCTGTTGCTAACACAATTGTGGAAACTGCCGATTCTCTAGAACCACTCTACACAGAAGAAAATGCAATTGTTACAGGTGTACCTGTGCGACAACTAACGGTGGGTGCAACTGCATCTGGAAAGTTAATTACTCCGTTAATTTGGGGTGAAAGTTCAACTAATAATATTGATGCAAAATCACTGACTCCAACTCAAAAAGACAAGTTTATTGTCCAGCTTGTTGAACCACTAACTGAAGAAGATGGTTTTGTTACTTTACCAAAAGGTACTCAAATTGTTGTCCATGTACGAGACATTGACGAATCAGGACTTGTGCAACTGGAAGCAACCCAAATTGTGATGGAAGGTAAGGAGTATGTGTTGCCACCAGGAGCAATTACTATTCGCGGCAACTCCGGCCGTCCATTAATGGCATCAAAGTCGAATGATAAAGGTGGCGAAATTGCTTTACGAGATGCAGAAACATTCGTAGTTGGTTCTTTGGCTAAAGTGGGCAAAGTACTCAATCAACCTCAAGACGAACAATACTCAACTTCCACTGGGTTTGGTGGTACAACTACTTTTTCTTCCACTAGACGAGGTGGCCCTAATATCTTGGGAGCCATTTTAGAAGGAGGATTTGAACCGCTGACTGAACAAATTTTAGAACGCAATCAGCGATCGCTAAGAGAAATCGAACAACGAAAAGCAGTTTGGTACGTCCGCGCAGGTTCGGATATTCAGGTTTTTGTCAACCAATCTTTTCAACTTTAA